Proteins encoded within one genomic window of Nordella sp. HKS 07:
- a CDS encoding NAD(P)H-dependent oxidoreductase — MTLALALSSGRMKVLILFAHPRPSRSLVQRMLYDAVRELSGITVHDLYAAYPDFEIDVEREQERLLAHDVIVLQHPFYWYSSPAIIKEWLDRVLEIGWAYGPGGNRLHRKFLMNAISTGGDAAAYHHGGRNRFEIADLLSPFNQSAHLCGMGYLEPFAVFAGHWMTSEDLALRISDYQGLIEGLRDGHIDPLTRLAKGYTLPLAFEGHRSQKKRHAT; from the coding sequence TTGACCCTGGCCTTGGCCCTATCCTCGGGCCGTATGAAGGTCCTCATCCTCTTCGCCCATCCGCGTCCCTCCCGCTCGCTCGTCCAGCGCATGCTCTATGACGCGGTGCGCGAGCTCTCCGGCATCACCGTGCACGATCTCTATGCCGCCTACCCCGATTTCGAGATCGATGTGGAGCGCGAGCAGGAGCGCCTGCTGGCGCACGACGTCATCGTCCTGCAGCATCCCTTCTACTGGTACTCCTCGCCGGCGATCATCAAGGAATGGCTCGACCGCGTTCTCGAGATCGGCTGGGCCTATGGCCCGGGCGGCAACCGGCTGCACCGCAAATTCCTGATGAATGCGATCTCGACCGGCGGCGATGCGGCTGCCTATCACCATGGTGGCCGCAACCGCTTCGAGATCGCCGACCTGCTGAGTCCGTTCAACCAGTCGGCTCACCTTTGCGGCATGGGTTATCTCGAGCCATTCGCCGTTTTCGCCGGCCACTGGATGACGAGCGAGGATCTCGCCTTGCGGATAAGCGATTATCAGGGTCTCATCGAGGGCCTGCGCGACGGCCATATCGACCCGCTGACGCGCCTTGCCAAGGGCTATACCTTGCCGCTTGCCTTCGAGGGGCATCGGTCCCAGAAGAAGCGCCATGCAACTTAG